The Rana temporaria chromosome 13, aRanTem1.1, whole genome shotgun sequence genome has a window encoding:
- the HJV gene encoding hemojuvelin, producing the protein MGRPTTRYLLLRTLPSVLLKTALLLVFCDQVDAQCKIVKCNTEYVAAVSNPKTSNKNAVNCNALRSYSQCTRNTARTCRGDLVYHSAVHIIEDRMVQFNCSKVGPTNPPRRQPPPPPPDGPTKQACDYEKVYQEKHGSEPKYVHCGVFGDPHVRTFGGDFQTCSVKGSWPLLDNEYLFVQATSLPVSPFSNATVTSKLTIIFKNMKQCIDQKVYQAEVGNMPAAFDDGSVNGGRRAGGSSLTIHEREPGKYIEIQAAYIGTTIRIRQLDRQLSFSLRMAKEISQAFPEEQDLQLCVGGCPSNQWISRTKDLGRTTAMDLETARSLCGEKLTVEDVYFQSCVFDLMASGNSNLTYAAYHALEDARDFHPEPGTLHIFSRGGSSPRLSVAALVLSLGVLVWLS; encoded by the exons ATGGGTAGACCGACCACCAGGTATCTTCTGCTGAGAACTTTGCCCAGTGTCCTCCTCAAGACCGCGCTTCTACTGGTTTTCTGCGATCAGG TGGACGCACAGTGCAAGATCGTGAAATGTAACACGGAATATGTTGCCGCCGTATCCAACCCAAAGACCTCCAACAAGAACGCGGTGAACTGCAACGCCTTGCGCTCCTACTCCCAGTGCACCCGGAACACGGCTCGGACCTGCCGCGGAGACCTGGTCTACCACTCTGCCGTCCACATCATCGAGGACCGCATGGTCCAGTTCAACTGCTCCAAGGTGGGGCCCACCAACCCTCCGCGGAGgcagcctccaccccctcctcccgaTGGACCCACCAAACAAGCCTGCGATTATGAGAAGGTCTACCAGGAGAAGCATGGGAGCGAACCCAAATATGTGCACTGCGGTGTCTTCGGGGACCCACACGTGAGGACTTTCGGGGGTGACTTCCAAACCTGCAGTGTCAAGGGGTCGTGGCCTCTCTTGGACAACGAATATCTGTTTGTTCAGGCCACCAGCTTACCGGTGTCTCCGTTCTCCAACGCTACGGTAACAAGCAAG CTAACAATTATCTTCAAGAACATGAAGCAATGCATCGACCAGAAGGTCTACCAGGCAGAAGTTGGCAACATGCCTGCAGCGTTTGACGATGGCTCTGTAAATGGGGGCCGGAGAGCAGGTGGAAGCAGCCTAACCATCCATGAAAGGGAGCCTGGGAAATACATCGAAATCCAGGCGGCGTATATTGGCACCACTATCCGCATACGACAGCTGGACAGGCAGCTGTCCTTCTCCTTACGTATGGCCAAGGAGATCTCACAGGCCTTTCCGGAGGAgcaagacctccagctctgtgtaGGCGGCTGCCCATCCAACCAGTGGATATCTAGAACTAAGGACCTCGGTAGGACAACAGCCATGGACCTGGAGACGGCCAGGTCCCTCTGCGGGGAGAAATTGACCGTAGAAGACGTTTACTTTCAGTCTTGCGTGTTCGACCTGATGGCATCGGGAAATAGCAATTTGACATATGCGGCTTACCACGCCTTAGAAGATGCAAGGGATTTCCATCCCGAGCCTGGAACATTACATATATTCAGTCGAGGGGGAAGCAGTCCTCGATTATCTGTTGCTGCTCTTGTCTTGTCGTTGGGAGTTCTGGTGTGGCTGAGCTGA